The following coding sequences lie in one Mesorhizobium sp. DCY119 genomic window:
- a CDS encoding Trm112 family protein, with protein sequence MNQEKPSPAIDVKLLELLACPLTKGPLTWDAERQELVSRLARLAYPVRDGIPVMLPSEARSVEIDSETKPKAGLEDD encoded by the coding sequence ATGAATCAGGAAAAACCCAGCCCGGCAATCGACGTCAAGCTTCTGGAGCTGCTGGCCTGTCCCCTGACAAAGGGCCCGCTGACATGGGATGCGGAGCGTCAGGAACTGGTGTCGCGGCTGGCCCGACTTGCCTATCCGGTTCGCGACGGCATTCCGGTCATGCTGCCTTCCGAAGCGCGAAGCGTTGAAATCGATAGCGAAACAAAACCGAAGGCGGGATTGGAAGACGATTAG
- the leuD gene encoding 3-isopropylmalate dehydratase small subunit: MEKFTKLTGVAAPLPIVNIDTDMIIPKDYLKTIKRTGLSVGLFAEMRFNEDGSENPDFVLNKPAYRKAQILVAGDNFGCGSSREHAPWALLDFGIRCVISTSFADIFYNNCFKNGILPITVSPEDLDKLMDDASRGANATISVDLEAKEIRGPDGGVVKFDLDDFKRHCLLNGLDDIGLTMEKASAISSFEKKNAESRPWA, translated from the coding sequence ATGGAAAAGTTCACCAAGCTCACCGGCGTCGCCGCACCCTTGCCGATCGTCAACATCGACACCGATATGATCATCCCCAAGGATTACCTCAAGACGATCAAGCGCACGGGCCTGAGCGTCGGGCTTTTTGCCGAAATGCGCTTCAACGAGGACGGCTCGGAAAATCCGGATTTCGTGCTCAACAAGCCGGCCTATCGCAAGGCGCAGATCCTGGTTGCCGGCGACAATTTCGGCTGCGGCTCGTCGCGCGAACATGCGCCCTGGGCGCTGCTCGATTTCGGCATTCGCTGCGTCATCTCGACCAGCTTCGCCGACATCTTCTACAACAACTGCTTCAAGAACGGCATTCTGCCGATCACGGTCAGCCCTGAAGACCTCGACAAGCTGATGGACGACGCCTCGCGCGGCGCCAATGCGACGATCTCGGTCGACCTCGAAGCCAAGGAAATCCGCGGTCCCGATGGTGGCGTGGTCAAGTTCGACCTCGACGATTTCAAGCGTCATTGCCTGCTCAACGGTCTCGACGATATCGGCCTGACCATGGAAAAGGCCTCTGCCATCTCGAGCTTCGAGAAGAAGAACGCCGAGAGCCGGCCCTGGGCGTAA
- a CDS encoding prolyl-tRNA synthetase associated domain-containing protein yields MPKHPDELFAFLEGLGIAVATKAHPPLFTVADSQSLRGEIPGGHTKNLFLKDKKDNFFLVTVDEDAAVDLKQIHHLIGASGRVSFGKPEALMELLGVVPGAVTVFGLINDSEGRVKVILDSTLMENAVINAHPLTNEATTSISRDDLVAFVKATGHEPVILKVSA; encoded by the coding sequence ATGCCGAAACATCCCGATGAGCTCTTTGCCTTTCTCGAAGGGCTTGGAATCGCGGTCGCAACGAAGGCGCATCCGCCGCTTTTCACCGTTGCCGATTCACAGTCGCTGCGCGGCGAAATCCCCGGCGGTCACACCAAGAACCTCTTTCTGAAGGACAAGAAGGATAACTTCTTCCTGGTCACCGTCGATGAGGACGCCGCGGTCGATCTCAAGCAGATCCACCATCTTATCGGCGCGTCCGGCAGGGTTTCTTTCGGCAAGCCTGAAGCACTGATGGAGCTTTTGGGCGTCGTGCCTGGTGCTGTAACCGTGTTTGGCCTGATCAACGACAGCGAAGGCCGCGTAAAAGTCATTCTGGACAGCACATTGATGGAAAATGCGGTCATCAATGCCCATCCGCTGACCAACGAAGCCACGACCTCGATTTCCCGCGATGACCTTGTCGCCTTCGTAAAAGCGACCGGCCACGAGCCGGTTATCTTGAAAGTCTCCGCATGA
- a CDS encoding CoA ester lyase, with protein MTQETRLYLRRSVLYVPASNDKALAKLASLACDAVVIDLEDAVAPTEKIAAREKLGTIFKNRPAGIREMIIRINAVSSEWGADDLLAAAACEPDGILLPKIDTPRDVLEAGDVLDDNDAPDSLRLWAMIETPKSLLNIGAIAELGRDAASRLSCLVAGTNDLIAATGVLATPDRRYLMPWLMQMLLAARAGGLDIVDGVSNDFRDLEAFAAECTQAAAMGFDGKTLIHPAQIEPANKAFSPSEAARKEAEKIIAAFSLPENAGKGAIGLDGRMVELLHRAQAERLLAKTSMIG; from the coding sequence ATGACGCAAGAGACCCGCCTCTATCTGCGCCGCTCGGTGCTTTACGTCCCCGCTTCCAACGACAAGGCGCTGGCAAAGCTGGCGTCCCTCGCCTGCGACGCGGTAGTTATCGATCTGGAAGACGCAGTCGCGCCGACGGAAAAGATCGCCGCCCGCGAAAAGCTCGGCACCATCTTCAAGAACCGCCCGGCCGGCATTCGCGAGATGATCATCCGCATCAATGCGGTCTCCAGCGAATGGGGCGCGGACGATCTTCTGGCCGCTGCCGCCTGCGAGCCGGACGGCATATTGCTGCCCAAGATCGACACGCCACGCGACGTGCTGGAAGCCGGCGACGTGCTCGACGACAATGACGCGCCCGACAGCCTGCGTCTCTGGGCGATGATCGAGACGCCGAAATCGCTGCTCAACATCGGCGCCATCGCCGAGCTTGGTCGCGACGCCGCCTCGCGGCTGTCCTGCCTGGTCGCCGGCACCAATGATCTGATAGCCGCCACCGGCGTTCTTGCCACGCCCGACCGGCGTTATCTCATGCCCTGGCTGATGCAGATGCTGCTGGCCGCGCGTGCCGGCGGCCTCGATATCGTCGATGGCGTCAGCAACGATTTTCGCGACCTTGAAGCCTTTGCCGCAGAATGCACGCAAGCCGCCGCCATGGGTTTTGACGGCAAGACGCTGATCCATCCGGCGCAGATCGAGCCTGCCAACAAGGCTTTCTCGCCGTCGGAAGCCGCACGCAAGGAAGCCGAGAAAATCATCGCCGCTTTTTCTCTCCCCGAAAACGCCGGAAAGGGCGCGATCGGCCTCGACGGGCGCATGGTCGAGCTGCTTCATCGCGCACAGGCTGAAAGGCTGCTGGCGAAAACGTCCATGATTGGCTAG
- a CDS encoding metallopeptidase family protein — MARIYKTRSWHDQLSPSMEEMEFMALEAYAHLPEEFRKLTGEVIIQIAEFPTDEIMDDLSLETPFDLLGLFEGRGIAERWNPQTGEGPNRVTLYRRAILDYWSENEETLGDIVTHVLIHEIGHHFGLSDDDMEKLEEAADHPQS; from the coding sequence ATGGCTCGCATCTACAAGACCCGCTCCTGGCACGACCAGCTTTCACCATCGATGGAAGAAATGGAGTTCATGGCTCTCGAAGCCTATGCGCACCTGCCGGAGGAGTTTCGCAAGCTCACCGGCGAGGTCATCATCCAGATCGCGGAATTTCCGACCGACGAGATCATGGATGATCTGTCGCTCGAAACGCCGTTCGATCTGCTTGGCCTGTTCGAAGGCCGCGGCATTGCCGAGCGCTGGAACCCCCAGACCGGCGAGGGGCCGAACCGCGTCACGCTCTATCGCCGCGCCATCCTGGATTACTGGTCAGAGAACGAGGAGACGCTGGGCGACATCGTCACCCATGTCCTCATCCACGAGATCGGCCATCATTTCGGCCTCTCCGACGACGATATGGAGAAGCTCGAGGAAGCGGCCGACCATCCTCAAAGCTGA
- a CDS encoding DNA polymerase Y family protein gives MRQRLGRSWRSNPQAARPPLVISHRDNNTQRIAALDEQAERLRLKPGTGIADARAMHPGIEIVEADTQADRRLLESLADWCDRYTPLVALDGQDGLFLDITGCAHLFGGEKPMLDDMLSRFFHQGFDVRAGLASTPGAAWAAARFCTASVVAPGDEEKTMAPLPLAALRLAPETIASLESVGLRTTGAILQAPRAPLARRFGKMLLLRLDQALGQLEEAISPRRPVAPLSVERHLPEPVSLVEDIEHLVLLLARSLKTDLERHGEGARALQLLLFRVDGVVSRIGVGTSRPLREPGVIGKLFHERLTALEDVLDAGYGFDLVRLSVLATAPFEMDQADFSGDASGSDEDLALFADRVSARLGGDTVLRPVPVESHIPERAVSCLSFAEAEKDLGHARNRGREIALPPPPGPERPIRLFSQPEPVEVMAAEVPDGPPARFRWRRALYEVARAEGPERIAPEWWRDGADEATRDYFRIEDADGRRYWLFRQGFYGATQGNPRWFLQGFFA, from the coding sequence TTGCGCCAGCGCCTGGGGCGGTCCTGGCGTTCAAACCCGCAGGCAGCGCGGCCGCCGCTCGTCATCAGCCATCGCGACAACAACACCCAGCGCATCGCAGCCCTCGACGAGCAGGCTGAACGGCTGCGGCTGAAGCCCGGCACGGGCATCGCCGACGCACGCGCCATGCATCCCGGCATAGAGATCGTCGAGGCCGACACGCAGGCGGACCGCAGGCTGCTCGAAAGCCTTGCCGACTGGTGCGACCGCTATACGCCACTGGTGGCGCTCGATGGGCAGGACGGGCTGTTTCTCGACATCACCGGCTGCGCCCATCTCTTCGGCGGCGAGAAACCCATGCTGGACGACATGCTGTCGCGCTTTTTCCATCAGGGTTTTGACGTCCGCGCCGGGCTGGCTTCGACACCCGGAGCAGCCTGGGCAGCGGCGCGATTTTGCACGGCTTCGGTCGTCGCGCCGGGTGACGAGGAAAAGACCATGGCGCCCTTGCCGCTCGCCGCATTGCGCCTCGCGCCCGAAACGATCGCGTCTCTGGAGAGCGTGGGGTTGCGCACCACGGGCGCAATCCTGCAGGCGCCACGCGCGCCCTTGGCGCGCCGTTTCGGCAAAATGCTTCTCCTGCGCCTCGACCAGGCGCTCGGACAGCTTGAGGAAGCCATTTCGCCGCGCCGGCCCGTAGCCCCGCTATCGGTGGAACGGCATCTGCCCGAGCCGGTTTCGCTCGTGGAAGACATAGAGCATCTGGTGCTCCTGCTCGCCCGATCCTTGAAGACCGATCTCGAGCGCCATGGCGAAGGCGCGCGCGCCCTGCAGCTCCTTCTGTTTCGGGTCGACGGCGTGGTCAGCCGCATCGGCGTCGGCACCTCACGCCCGTTGCGCGAACCGGGCGTGATCGGAAAACTGTTTCACGAAAGACTAACGGCTCTCGAAGACGTCCTCGATGCCGGCTACGGCTTCGATCTTGTCCGCCTTTCCGTTCTGGCGACAGCACCATTCGAGATGGATCAGGCCGATTTCAGCGGAGATGCTTCCGGCAGCGACGAGGATCTGGCGCTTTTCGCTGACCGCGTAAGCGCTCGCCTGGGTGGCGACACGGTGCTGAGGCCTGTCCCTGTCGAGAGCCATATTCCAGAGCGGGCGGTTTCCTGCCTGTCTTTTGCCGAGGCGGAAAAAGACCTCGGCCATGCAAGGAACAGAGGGCGTGAGATCGCGCTTCCCCCGCCGCCTGGACCGGAGCGCCCGATCCGCCTTTTTTCTCAACCGGAACCGGTCGAGGTCATGGCCGCCGAAGTGCCCGACGGGCCGCCTGCCCGCTTCCGCTGGCGTCGCGCGCTTTATGAGGTTGCACGCGCGGAAGGCCCGGAGCGCATCGCACCCGAATGGTGGCGCGATGGTGCGGATGAGGCGACGCGCGATTATTTCCGCATCGAGGACGCCGATGGCCGCCGCTACTGGCTTTTCCGCCAGGGGTTTTACGGCGCCACGCAAGGCAACCCGCGCTGGTTCTTGCAGGGATTTTTCGCATGA
- a CDS encoding LON peptidase substrate-binding domain-containing protein encodes MQAGNAHYRSGKDVPATIPVFPLTGALLLPGGRTPLNIFEPRYLQMVDEAVGGTRLIGIIQPALDGSLREDGEPEICEVGCVGRITSFAESGDGRYLISLQGVCRFRVAHELAVKTPFRQCRIMPFIADLSDDPTGSEVNRLALLKAFRAYLEANDLEADWENVSRAENAMLVNALSMMAPYGAAEKQALLEAPDLKTRADTLIAITEMVLARENDDFGSSLQ; translated from the coding sequence ATGCAGGCGGGAAATGCGCATTATCGGTCGGGCAAGGACGTGCCTGCGACGATACCTGTTTTCCCATTGACCGGCGCGCTTCTTCTGCCGGGCGGCCGCACCCCGCTCAACATCTTCGAGCCGCGCTACCTGCAGATGGTCGACGAGGCCGTCGGCGGAACGCGGCTGATCGGGATCATACAGCCGGCGCTCGATGGCTCTTTGCGTGAGGACGGCGAGCCGGAAATCTGTGAAGTCGGCTGCGTCGGGCGTATCACCTCGTTTGCCGAATCGGGCGATGGCCGCTACCTCATCTCCCTGCAGGGCGTCTGCCGTTTCCGGGTCGCCCATGAACTGGCGGTGAAAACGCCTTTTCGGCAATGCCGCATCATGCCCTTCATTGCCGACCTGTCGGATGACCCGACCGGAAGCGAGGTCAATCGGCTGGCTCTGCTGAAGGCATTCCGAGCCTATCTGGAAGCAAACGATCTCGAGGCTGATTGGGAAAATGTCAGCCGGGCCGAAAACGCCATGCTGGTGAATGCGCTGTCGATGATGGCGCCCTATGGCGCGGCGGAGAAGCAGGCGCTTCTCGAGGCGCCGGATCTGAAGACGCGGGCCGATACGCTGATCGCCATCACCGAGATGGTGCTTGCGCGCGAAAACGACGACTTCGGGTCAAGCCTGCAATAG
- a CDS encoding error-prone DNA polymerase, which produces MKEDVSRAPAASPLYVEFGVQSNFSFLRGASRPEDLVVAACFLGHVGMGLADRNTVAGVVRAWSQSKHIKLSEESKPLSLAYHPGCRLVFADGTPDVLAYPQDRKGWGHLCRLLTQANMREESPKGAPLLYAGDLFEWGDSMSLAVLPDLSGPTQETLTFLHRLKDRFGSNLWLAAAPDYSGNDRFRLEQAANMATAAAIPLMATNDVLYHAADQRPLQDVLTAIRLNRPVAESGLELAANAERHLKPSMEMARLFKAYPHALAQTLRFAETLSFSLQDLEYNYPDEPTESGLPSQAELERLAWLGADERYPKGVPEKVKGLIRYEIGIIEKLNYARYFLTVYDIVKYARSKGILCQGRGSAANSVICYCLKITDVGPEIIDSLFERFISEKRGEPPDIDVDFEHEKRDIVMEYIYSKYSEKRTALAASVVTYRARSALRETAKAMGLSDDVRGALSGSIWGWSSSELGEKEATAGGLDQSDSATKHVIDRSNEIMGFPRHLSQHVGGFVITRDRLDEVVPIMKTAMDERKMVEWDKDDLDAVKILKVDILALGMLSCLRRAFDLLEDNYKHDWPERLTLATIPSEEKSVYDMICRADTLGVFQIESRAQMSMLPRLKPRKFYDLVIEVAIVRPGPIQGDMVHPYLRRREGKEDPEYQKPELKAILEKTLGVPLFQEQAMKIAIVAGGFAPDEADELRRAMATFKRTGTIGNYRDRLIEGMVKNDYDRGFAERCFRQIEGFGDYGFPESHAASFALLVYASSWFKAWYPDVFCAAILNSQPMGFYRPAQLVRDAQDHGVEMRSIDVNHSDWDCLLEKSSFDPERIAARHAGMRGVIKSCHAVRLGFRQIKGLAKDAMEILVKNRGSGYASVRDVWLRSGLRVDAMERLAQADAFRSIGLDRRAALWAVRALNGKSAAESLPLFDQPDIRLRDNEPETKLPVMPLGEHVLHDYRSLGLSLKAHPLSFLRGRLDKAGITPNALLPETPNGRRISVAGLVLVRQRPGSGKGVVFMTLEDEKSIANVIVWPKVFDRFRPVVMGARFVRVKGRLQSVSNVIHIVAETIEDLSLWLGELSEEAMIRRLEQREKAQSANPSAQDIKTTIPHRDYETLSRQARSVMPKGRNFQ; this is translated from the coding sequence ATGAAGGAAGACGTTTCGCGCGCACCCGCCGCTTCCCCGCTTTATGTCGAATTCGGCGTGCAATCGAATTTTTCCTTCCTGCGCGGCGCCTCGCGACCGGAGGACCTGGTCGTTGCCGCCTGTTTTCTCGGCCACGTCGGCATGGGCCTTGCCGACCGCAACACCGTGGCCGGCGTGGTGCGCGCCTGGAGCCAGTCGAAACACATCAAGCTCTCGGAGGAGAGTAAGCCCCTATCGCTTGCCTATCATCCCGGTTGCCGGCTGGTCTTTGCCGACGGCACGCCCGACGTGCTCGCCTATCCGCAGGACCGCAAGGGATGGGGGCATCTGTGCCGCCTGCTGACGCAGGCCAATATGCGCGAGGAAAGTCCGAAAGGCGCGCCGCTTCTCTATGCCGGCGACCTTTTCGAATGGGGCGACAGCATGTCCCTCGCCGTGCTGCCCGACCTGTCAGGGCCGACGCAGGAGACGCTGACCTTTCTACATCGCCTCAAGGATCGTTTCGGCAGCAACCTCTGGCTCGCCGCCGCCCCCGATTACAGCGGCAACGATCGTTTCCGTCTCGAGCAGGCGGCGAACATGGCAACGGCTGCCGCCATACCTCTGATGGCGACCAACGATGTCCTCTATCACGCCGCCGACCAGCGGCCCCTGCAGGACGTGTTGACCGCGATCCGGCTGAACAGGCCCGTCGCCGAGTCAGGCCTCGAACTAGCAGCCAACGCCGAACGCCATCTGAAGCCATCGATGGAAATGGCGCGGCTTTTCAAGGCGTATCCGCACGCATTGGCGCAGACACTGCGTTTTGCAGAAACGCTCTCCTTTTCCCTCCAGGATCTCGAATATAATTACCCGGACGAACCCACCGAATCCGGCCTGCCTTCGCAAGCCGAACTGGAAAGACTGGCATGGTTGGGCGCCGATGAACGCTATCCCAAAGGTGTCCCGGAAAAAGTAAAAGGCCTTATCCGGTATGAAATCGGGATTATCGAAAAGCTGAACTATGCACGTTATTTTCTGACGGTTTACGACATTGTGAAGTACGCGCGCTCAAAGGGTATACTCTGTCAGGGGCGCGGCTCGGCGGCCAATTCTGTCATATGCTACTGCCTCAAAATCACGGATGTCGGCCCTGAGATCATCGACAGCCTGTTCGAGCGCTTCATTTCCGAAAAACGCGGCGAACCGCCGGATATCGACGTCGATTTCGAGCATGAAAAGCGCGATATCGTCATGGAGTATATCTACAGTAAGTACAGCGAGAAGCGCACCGCGCTCGCTGCCTCCGTCGTCACTTATCGTGCCCGCTCTGCACTCAGGGAAACCGCCAAGGCCATGGGCCTTTCCGACGATGTCCGAGGCGCTCTTTCGGGATCGATCTGGGGCTGGTCTTCTTCCGAGCTTGGCGAGAAGGAAGCGACTGCGGGCGGCCTCGACCAATCGGATTCAGCCACGAAACATGTAATCGACCGTTCCAACGAAATAATGGGCTTCCCGCGCCATCTCTCCCAGCATGTCGGCGGCTTCGTCATCACCAGGGATCGATTGGACGAGGTCGTGCCCATCATGAAGACGGCCATGGACGAACGGAAGATGGTCGAATGGGACAAGGACGACCTCGACGCCGTCAAGATACTCAAGGTCGATATCCTGGCGCTTGGCATGCTTTCCTGCCTGAGGCGCGCCTTCGACCTTCTGGAAGATAACTACAAGCATGACTGGCCGGAACGGCTGACTCTGGCGACGATTCCGTCGGAAGAAAAAAGTGTCTACGATATGATCTGCCGTGCCGACACACTCGGCGTCTTCCAGATCGAAAGCCGTGCGCAGATGAGCATGCTGCCACGCCTCAAACCTAGAAAATTCTACGATCTTGTCATCGAGGTCGCCATCGTGCGCCCGGGTCCGATCCAGGGCGATATGGTGCATCCCTATCTGCGACGAAGGGAAGGGAAAGAAGACCCCGAGTATCAGAAGCCTGAACTTAAGGCGATTTTAGAGAAGACCCTTGGCGTGCCGCTGTTTCAAGAGCAGGCAATGAAGATCGCCATCGTGGCGGGTGGTTTCGCTCCTGATGAGGCCGACGAATTGCGGCGCGCCATGGCGACTTTCAAACGCACCGGAACAATCGGCAACTACCGGGATCGCCTGATCGAAGGCATGGTCAAAAATGACTACGACCGCGGCTTTGCCGAACGCTGTTTCCGACAGATCGAAGGTTTTGGCGATTATGGTTTTCCCGAAAGCCACGCCGCTTCCTTTGCCTTGCTGGTCTATGCCTCGTCCTGGTTCAAGGCATGGTATCCGGACGTTTTCTGCGCGGCGATCCTGAATTCGCAGCCGATGGGTTTTTACAGACCGGCACAGCTTGTGCGCGATGCCCAGGATCATGGCGTCGAGATGCGGTCCATAGACGTCAACCATTCCGACTGGGATTGCTTGCTGGAGAAATCATCCTTCGACCCTGAGCGGATCGCCGCACGTCATGCCGGAATGCGCGGCGTGATCAAGAGCTGCCACGCCGTCCGCCTCGGCTTTCGGCAGATCAAGGGACTCGCTAAAGACGCCATGGAAATTCTCGTGAAGAACCGTGGTTCAGGCTACGCCTCCGTCCGCGATGTATGGCTGCGCTCCGGGTTACGCGTCGACGCGATGGAAAGGCTGGCGCAAGCCGATGCCTTCCGCTCGATCGGCCTCGATCGGCGTGCCGCCTTGTGGGCCGTGCGCGCGCTGAACGGCAAGAGTGCCGCAGAAAGCCTGCCGCTGTTCGATCAACCCGATATCCGCCTGCGTGACAACGAACCCGAGACAAAACTGCCGGTGATGCCGCTCGGCGAGCATGTCCTGCATGATTACCGGTCGCTTGGTCTCTCCCTGAAAGCGCATCCCTTGTCCTTCCTGCGCGGCAGGCTCGACAAGGCCGGCATCACGCCCAATGCGCTCCTGCCCGAAACGCCCAATGGCCGGCGCATTTCCGTTGCTGGCCTGGTTCTTGTTCGTCAAAGGCCGGGTTCGGGCAAGGGTGTCGTCTTCATGACGCTTGAAGACGAGAAATCGATCGCCAATGTCATCGTCTGGCCAAAGGTGTTCGATCGCTTCCGGCCGGTGGTCATGGGTGCGCGTTTCGTCAGGGTGAAAGGCCGCCTGCAATCGGTATCGAACGTCATCCACATCGTGGCCGAAACCATCGAGGATCTGTCGCTATGGCTGGGCGAACTTTCCGAGGAAGCGATGATAAGGCGGCTGGAGCAGCGTGAAAAAGCCCAAAGCGCGAACCCGTCAGCGCAGGATATCAAAACCACGATACCACACCGCGACTACGAAACCCTGTCCCGGCAGGCACGCAGCGTCATGCCGAAGGGGCGAAATTTTCAGTAA
- the trxA gene encoding thioredoxin, translated as MSNQDNSFGGPSGNYATSFSYGAPKPAEPQGGSPAMVLGSDAGAEPFVVKDTTTASFAADVIQESRNQPVLVDFWAPWCGPCKQLAPALEKAVQESRGRVKLVKMNIDDHPAIAGQLGIQSIPAVIAFKDGQPVDGFMGAVPESQIRDFIQKVAGKDDGKGQLEEALAAAAEARAAGDLQTAADIFDAVLQQYPDNLDALAGLADLLFEAGDVAGAEEILAKVPADAKDTAALSAVKARLALAKQAASLGNPAEFEARLAANPKDYQARFDLAMIQNGLGQRQEAADNLLAIVKADRTWNDDGARAQLLQFFEAWGMTDEVTLATRRKLSSLLFS; from the coding sequence ATGAGCAACCAGGACAATTCATTCGGCGGCCCCAGCGGCAATTACGCCACCAGCTTCAGCTACGGCGCACCCAAGCCGGCGGAGCCGCAAGGCGGCTCGCCCGCTATGGTGCTTGGCTCCGACGCCGGCGCGGAGCCTTTCGTGGTGAAGGACACGACGACAGCGAGCTTTGCCGCCGACGTCATACAAGAGTCGCGAAACCAGCCCGTGCTCGTGGATTTCTGGGCGCCCTGGTGCGGTCCTTGCAAGCAGCTGGCGCCGGCGCTCGAAAAGGCCGTGCAGGAGTCCAGAGGCCGGGTCAAGCTGGTCAAGATGAACATAGACGACCATCCGGCGATTGCAGGACAGCTCGGCATCCAGTCGATCCCGGCGGTCATCGCGTTCAAGGATGGGCAGCCCGTCGACGGCTTTATGGGGGCAGTGCCCGAGAGCCAGATTCGCGATTTCATCCAGAAGGTCGCCGGCAAGGACGACGGCAAGGGACAGCTCGAGGAAGCCCTGGCCGCGGCCGCCGAGGCGCGCGCGGCCGGCGATCTCCAGACGGCAGCCGACATTTTCGATGCCGTGTTGCAGCAGTATCCCGATAATCTCGATGCGCTGGCCGGCCTCGCAGATCTGCTGTTCGAGGCGGGTGATGTTGCCGGCGCGGAGGAAATTCTGGCCAAGGTGCCGGCTGACGCCAAGGATACGGCAGCACTTTCGGCAGTGAAAGCCAGGCTCGCTCTGGCCAAGCAGGCTGCTTCGCTCGGCAATCCGGCGGAATTCGAGGCGCGCCTCGCGGCAAACCCCAAGGATTATCAGGCGCGGTTTGACCTTGCCATGATCCAGAACGGGCTCGGCCAGCGCCAGGAGGCCGCGGACAATCTGCTGGCGATCGTCAAGGCGGACCGGACGTGGAACGATGACGGCGCGCGTGCCCAGCTTCTGCAGTTTTTCGAAGCGTGGGGCATGACCGACGAGGTGACGCTGGCGACCCGGCGAAAACTGTCGTCACTCCTGTTCTCGTGA
- a CDS encoding DUF1737 domain-containing protein, producing MKLYRFLTGPDDASFCHKVTAALNKGWHLFGSPTYGYDAEAKVMKCGQAVVKDVDGQEYEAGVTKLSDW from the coding sequence ATGAAACTCTACCGCTTTCTGACCGGGCCGGACGATGCGAGCTTCTGCCACAAGGTCACGGCTGCCCTGAACAAGGGCTGGCACCTGTTCGGCTCGCCGACCTATGGCTATGACGCCGAGGCCAAGGTGATGAAATGCGGCCAGGCCGTGGTGAAGGACGTCGATGGCCAGGAATACGAAGCAGGCGTCACCAAGCTGAGCGACTGGTAG
- a CDS encoding FAD-binding oxidoreductase, with amino-acid sequence MARYDVIIIGGAIVGSSIAYYLREEGFSGSIALIERDPQFTYSSTTLSCASIRQQFSIPENIRLSQFTLALFRRLEQEFGTGADIGFREGGYLILAGENGLPILQQNHAAQMAEGADILLEDAAALEKRFSWISTEGVSAGAYGRSGEGWFDAHAMLMLFRKALREKNIDFITHAVTGIEREGDRVVAVTLENGDRLEGGTIFNAAGPSAGKVAAMAGLVLPVEPRKRSVFIFEARDKFADMPLMVDPSGIYVRPEGSVYITGGAENEEGEGPADPKDFDPDWSLFEETIWPVLATRVPAFEAIKATRAWAGHYDYNTLDQNAVIGPHPEVQNFVFANGFSGHGLQQAPAVGKALAELLVHGAYKTIDCSAFGYARITENRPFRELNVI; translated from the coding sequence ATGGCGCGATATGACGTCATCATCATCGGCGGGGCGATCGTCGGCAGTTCGATCGCCTATTATCTGCGCGAGGAGGGCTTTTCGGGTTCCATCGCGCTGATCGAGCGCGATCCGCAATTCACCTATTCCTCCACGACGCTGTCCTGCGCCTCGATCCGCCAGCAGTTCTCCATCCCTGAAAACATCCGGCTGTCGCAGTTCACGCTGGCGCTGTTCCGGCGGCTGGAGCAGGAGTTCGGCACTGGCGCCGATATCGGTTTTCGCGAAGGCGGCTATCTCATTCTCGCCGGCGAGAACGGCTTGCCGATCCTGCAGCAGAACCATGCCGCGCAGATGGCCGAAGGCGCGGATATTTTGCTGGAAGACGCCGCCGCCCTTGAGAAGCGCTTTTCCTGGATATCGACCGAAGGCGTTTCGGCCGGGGCCTATGGGCGCTCGGGCGAGGGCTGGTTCGACGCCCATGCCATGCTGATGCTGTTTCGCAAGGCGTTGCGCGAAAAGAACATCGATTTCATCACCCACGCCGTCACCGGCATCGAGCGCGAAGGCGACCGCGTCGTTGCGGTCACGCTGGAAAATGGCGACCGGCTGGAAGGCGGCACGATCTTCAACGCCGCCGGCCCTTCCGCCGGCAAGGTTGCGGCCATGGCCGGGCTGGTCCTGCCGGTCGAGCCACGCAAGCGCAGCGTCTTCATCTTCGAGGCGCGCGACAAGTTCGCCGACATGCCGCTGATGGTCGATCCAAGCGGCATCTATGTGCGGCCTGAGGGGAGCGTCTACATCACCGGCGGCGCAGAGAATGAAGAGGGCGAAGGCCCCGCCGACCCCAAGGATTTCGATCCGGACTGGTCGCTGTTCGAGGAGACGATCTGGCCGGTTCTGGCGACCCGCGTGCCTGCCTTCGAAGCGATCAAGGCGACCCGCGCCTGGGCCGGCCACTATGACTACAACACGCTCGACCAGAATGCCGTCATCGGGCCGCATCCCGAAGTGCAGAATTTTGTCTTTGCCAACGGGTTTTCCGGTCACGGCCTGCAGCAGGCGCCGGCGGTCGGCAAGGCGCTGGCCGAACTGCTGGTCCATGGCGCCTACAAGACCATCGACTGCTCGGCCTTCGGCTATGCGCGCATCACGGAAAATCGGCCGTTCCGCGAACTCAACGTGATTTGA